DNA sequence from the Candidatus Binatia bacterium genome:
ACCGCCCTGGATAGGCTCCGCACCATTCGTCCACGTGCCAATCGTTGTATGCCTTGAGCATCACCAGCGCAGTTTCTCGATCGGGATGCTTTGCAAACTTCTCGCCGAACAATCCGGGGAACGACGGGAAGCACAACGAGGCCAAAACGCCGTTGGCATTCATGTCGCGAATCCGCTCGCGAACATCGTAAGTGCCTGGGCGCAACTGGTCGAATGAGGTTGGCTCCATTCCATACTCTTCGGGCGGGCGGCCAACCACCGCATTCAACGCCACGTTGGGAAATTGCTCGCCCCCAAAGACCCAAACATCGCTCCCGTCCTTCTTGCGTACGAGGCGCGGCGCCTTCGCCTTCCATTGCAGGGGTAGGTGTTGGTCGAAGAGGTTCGGAGGTTCAACGACATGGTCGTCGACACTCACGAGAATCATGTCCTCCATGCGCATGGCCGAGCCCTCCTTACTCCCGCGGGCGTTCAATCAATTGATTGACTCCTACCACGGCTGCTTTACCCGACTCAAGCACCGCGCGGAGCCAGCCAGTCCGCAGGCGCGCTGTTCGCACCGCTATTCCGCCACCAAGATGGCAACCGACGCGTTCGCTCCCCGCCCCACTGTGTGCGCGAGTGCCACACGCAAGTTCAATCGCGACTGCCCCGGCGCGCGCTCCTGAAGTAACCAAGCCAAATAAACCACCTGGCCAAGGGCGGAGGCCCCGAGCGGCTCTCCTTTAGAAAGCAAGCCGCCACTCAAATTCACCGGAGTGCGGCCGCCAGCGTGGAACCACTTCTCGCGCAATGCACGCGCGCACTCTCCGGCCTTGCAGAGCCCAAGTTCTCGCCAAGCTAAAAGCTCGCGCGCGGCGTCCGTGTCTTGACATTCCACCACATGAATGTCTCCGGGACCAAATCCCGATGCCTCATAAGCGTCGTGTGCAGCCAGTTCAGAAGCCGAAGGCGGCACGCCACGGGAACAACCACTGAGAGGCGTGTGTTCCCCCAAGACATTCCCGAAGTGATGCGACCGCAACGCCACCGCGGCCACGCGCACAGGGCGCGGGCCCGCCTTCGGCTTGCGACTCAAGATCACGCACGCCGCCCCTTCGTTTGGCGAGCACAGCATCCACAAACGCAATGGCTCGCACACCACGGGCGAGGCCAGCACATCCTCGACTGTGACCGCCGTCCGAAACATGGCACAAGGATTGGCCGCGCCATTTCCCCGGTTCTTGACCACCACCTCGGCCAAATGCGGGACGTCCAATCCCTCTTCCCTCAGCACTTGCTGGGCGCGCAGTGCAAAATACGCCGGCGTGACCGCCAAGCCAGCCTGCTCGTGCCACCGCTCGAAGAAGCTCGAGCGGATCATCCCCTTGGGCATCTTTTCCATTCCAAGAACAGCCACGCAATCGTAAGCCTGGGCACGCAGGGCCATGACACCCAACGCGAGCGCCGCCGCACCACTGGCGCATCCTGCCTCGACGTTCACGATCGGGATGCTGGTCGCGCCAAGAGCGCCAAGCACCTTATGTCCAGCACCGACACCGCCATAACACGTTCCACAGTACAACGCGTTTACCGCCGCAAGCTCGATCTCTGCATCTTTCAGCGCCGACCGGAGGGCGTGGGCGCCCAGCGCGGTGAGGGATTTCTCCGGAAAACGGCCGAAGGCGTGCATGCCCACCCCGGCAATGTAAACCGCGTCCATTGCAGCGCAGCTCCTCAACGCACCGTAGGGTGTTCGGCACGTGGCGGATCTGCAGCGCGAAAACAATACGCGAACAAGGGGGCGCCCTGCTCGTCGCAACCCACCTCGCGCAGGGCGCACACGAGCGGTGTACCACGTTCCAACACGTGCTCCGTCTCCACCGGCGCGATGACCAACAAATCCTCCATCAGCCGCACGACGGCCAAGCCGTAAGGGACTGGCCCGTTGTAGCCCGGTGGCGCCTTGCGAATAACTGTGCAGAGTTCAACCTCACCCCGCGACGGCAGCCGCACGACCTTCACAGACTCTGCCCCACAATAGGGGCAAGAGTCGGTCGCGGGGAAGGCAAGACGGGTGCAGTCGTTGCACTCGCTGCCGAGCAAAGAAACGCAACCAGAGGCTGGATCGACGTCAAACAGTCCCTCGCGCACTGGTTTTGCTGCCATGCCGGAGAGCGCATACAACGGCAACGCTGGATGATGCAATGAGCGGCCCCCGCCGTCGCAACGTCGCCTCAACCGCTGGGAGCCAAGCCCCTGACGATCCTCCCACCCTCACGCTCGCTTGCTGGAATCATTTTCTCGTCGGCAAACCCAGCCGCCGCACGACGCAACCATGCAACGTTCGGCAGCAGAGCCTCTGTGGCCGCCAGCAGGCCAGGACTCGCCCGATTACGCCCAACTCCCCAGCAACACCGCGGCGGGAGGCTCAGTGGGCGATACGGGAAACCGTGCGCCACACGAGGGGGCTAACGAGCTCCTGCCATTGCGCTTCGCCTTCCTCTTCGAAGCGAACTGGCAAGCGCACGTGCAGCGTGGTGCCATTTCCCGGCTGGCTCGTGCAATGTACCTCGCCGCCCAGGCGAATCGCCAAGTCCTTGGCCAAGGCGAGGCCAATGCCCAAACCGGTACCACGCCGGCTCAGCGACGACTCGCGCAGCCACAACGGCTCGAAAATCCGGTCGCGCTCTTGCGGTGGGATTCCTGGCCCGTTGTCCCGCACCCGAATCTCAACACGGTCACTTTCCACAAGGCTCGCCTCGAGGCGCACGATCCCTTCTGACGAAAACTTCACCGCATTGCTGAGCAGGCAGCGCAGGAGGCGGGCGAGCTTGTCTCTGTCGGTCGAGAGCTTGGGCACGGCTTCATCGATGTGCACGAGCAGCTTTATTCTCTTTTCCATCAGACGCGGTTTAATCCAGTTGTGCAGGTCCTCCACCAGATCGCGCAAGTCGAAACGTTGGGTGCGCAGTTGCGCCATGCCAGAGCGTACCTCCGCGAGCAGCAGCAAGTCGCCGACCACCTGGTTCAGGTGTTCTGCGTTGCTGCGCAGTCGCGCCAGCATTTCCGCACCTTCGCGCGTGCGGCTCCACTCGGGGTCGGATTCCAAAATCTCCGCATAGCCAAGGATGGCGTGCAGGGGAGTGCGAAGTTCGTGAGAAACCAGTCCCAGCAAGTCCCGCCGCATTCTGCCGAGCTCTGCTTGCAAAGCATCCTGGCGCTGTTCGAGCTCCGCTCCGAGCGCCGCCGCAACCCGACAAAACTCTCGTTCCACTGGCTCGAGCGGCTCGCCGTCTTCCCGCCAGACAGCGAGCAAGTTGCCTTCTCCTGCAGGCGCGAACAATACTTCTCTGCTACCCGACAGCGAGTCGCGCTCCACCCAGTCGCAACGCAAGTGAGGAAACGCCCATTGCAACGCTTGCCGGGCGATTTCGATCCAAGCGCGGGTGGTGCTCCTCGCCACTTGCGGATCCAGAAGTCCCAGCAGCGCGCGTAGCCGTGCCGCCTCCCGCTCGCTTTGCTGCCTCCGCCAACGCTCGAGTTTCGTTTCCTCGGTCACATAGGCGTAGAACACCGCCACAATGAAAAAGAACGGCAGCCGCAACCACTCGCCGCTGCCCAGGTGGCCCCCCGAAGTCAGCCACAGCCAATAAGCGTACAGCCCGCTCACAACCGCTGCTGCCAGGGCAATTTGCGCCACTCCTTGAGTCGCCGCCGTCAGGAAAATGGTGAAGAAGTAAATGACAAGAAAATCCTGAGAAAAGCAGCCAACGGTTAAGTAGAGGCCCGCCAACACAATGAAGGTGTCTGCCAAGAGCAGTCCGGCGGAGAAACTCGGCTCGTGGAAGCGGCTCTCCGGAACCCAACCCAAGGCCAAGTTCGTCGCCAGCAGTACAGCGATGTAGGCGAGGGCTAGCGGACTCGTACCTTGAGGCCCAAACAGAATGAGGTATGCGGTGGAAATCGACACCACCGTGCGGAGCAACAAAATTGTGCGCTTTTTTGTCAACAAAGACTGCGGCTGTGTAGCGCTGCTCACCGCCGCACCGGCCGAGAGGGCTTCAGTCGGATCCACCGTTTTCACAGTGACATTTCGAAGCTGCAACGGAAGTGCCACGCGCGCTGGGTTAGCCCTGTTTCGGCTGGCTCTCCCTTGTGACGGACGCAAGTGTCGTAAACGTGGCGAACGCAGAGACGGCGTCACGCGCGGGACACAACCCCGACGGTGTGTGCCCCTGGCTCATGGTGCCGGTCAATTCCAGCCAGAAGCCCCTGCGCACCGGTAGGACAAGGCTTCAGCCCTCAGGGATGATGAGCACCTGACCCGCCCGCAGGCGCGCCCCACGCCGCAACCGATTCTCGCGCTCAATCTCCGCCACGCTGAGGCCATACATTCGCGCAATCGCCGTCAGCGTTTGCCCACGCTTGACGCGATGGGTGCGCTTCGCCTTAGCACTTGACTGCGCAACAGCCGCAACTGGTTCTCGCTGCGATCGGCTCTTGCGGCTTCCTTGACGGCGGGCCAACTGCACCTGGCCCTCCCGTTCTTTCCGCCACGCCGCGTAGCGGGTTTCGAAGGTCGCTCGGTTGGCCCTCGGCAAACGCAAACGAAACCCCTGCGGTGCAGGAGCGCGCCCCTCGGTCACCCTAGGGGTGAGCGACGGGTTCCACTCCGCAAGCGTCTCGCCATCCACACCTGCAAGCCGGGCCAAGACGGAAAACGGCACACTACCCCTCAATTCGACTGCTTCGAGATCGAACGGGCGCAACCGTTCGATCGGCCCGTAGTAGCGCTCTGCCTCGCGTTCGATCTCGATTGCAGCCAACAGCTCAGCGTAGAAGTTCCTCGAGGCAAAGCCAAAGCCCGGACCCTGGTAGCGGCGCAAGATCTCCACAAAGTCGCGCGTACCCACGGCTTCCACGGCCCTCTGCATTCCGGCCGGGCCATGATTGTAAGCCGTCACCGCAAGCGGCCACGTGCCAAGCTTCGCGTAATTCTGCTTCAAAAACTTCGCCGCTGCCTTTGTCGACTCCACAGGATCTCGCCGCTCGTCAACCAGATCATCCACCCGCATGAACCGGCGGCCAGTCTCGGGCATGAACTGCCAGATCCCCGCAGCCCCAGCCTTCGAATAGGCGCGCACGTTGAAACACGACTCCACCAGTGGCAGCCGCGTGAGTTCGATGGGCAGTCCCTCGGCACGAAAGATCGCTTCCATCGTTGGCAGGTACCGCCCCGAGATGCGGATTCCCTCGGCAAATTTCTCCCGCAGACCGCGCTGGGCCCGGATCCGTTTGGGATCCGCTGCCAGGAGGAACTTGTCCTCACTCCGATCGCTACGGAACAGCCAAGCCAGCCGTCGTTCTTCTTGGCTCCACGCGGAAGGTTGCCCCCCGTTTTGGTGTAATCTCACCAACAAAGAGCGAATCCGCTCCTTCTCCTGGTCGACGCGGATTTGCACATAGGTAGGCAGGACATCGCTCTGCAGCTCCGCCGCATCGGCGGAGAAATCCAGCACTGAGTAAATACGCTCGGGCACAAGCGAATCATGAACCACCACTTCGGTTTGCTTGTAGTGAGCAAAAATCTTTTTCCAAAACTCGACCTGCGGGCGCAGTTCCGGGGGGTAGGGAAGCGCAGCCCAGGCCAACTCCGGCACGAGCCACACGAACGTCACTGCCAGAGCGCGTCGCACCACACTCGGCCCTCCGACCAAACCTGCTACTGCCACCGCTACTGCTCGGACCCATCCGCGCATGCTGGCTTCCCTCCGCATGAGTCCACGGTAGCAGAGGCGGAAAAATTCGTTCAATGCAGTTTTCTTCCAACCACCCCTGCGTAGATGCTCAGGACCCCGCGTTGATTCCGATGTGCACCCTTCCTATAAGGCCGCGCGGCATGCAAACACGAGTTTCGGATAGTCGCAATTCCCTGTTGAAACCGACACCGGAGACGCGACCATTTTGGGAGGCTGCAAAGCGGCGCGAGCTGCGCGTTCAGCAGTGCCACGACTGCGGCGCGCACTACTTCTACCCGCGTCCCCTGTGCCCGTACTGTTTGTCCCGCAATGTGGGATGGGTGACCTGTAGCGGTCGCGGTCGGCTGCACACGTTCGTGATCAATTACCGTCCGCCACGTCACCTCCCGGCAGACCAACCCTACATCCTCGGTATCGTGGAGCTGGAAGAAGGCCCGCGGCTGATGACCAACATCGTGGGAGTCGAGCCTGACCCAAGGGCAATCCGCTGTGATATGCCCGTCGAGGTCGTGTTCGAAGACATCGACGAGCAGTTCGCGTTGCCGAAATTCAAACCGGTTTCGTGATGCGGGACGAACGTACACGACTGCGCGGCGCCGTTGCGATTGTGGGCGCGGCAGAATCCGATTGGGTGGGCAGGTTGCCGAACAAATCAGCGCTGACGCTCCATATGGAAGCAGCCCACAACGCGCTGGTTGATGCTGGACTGCGCAAGGAAGACGTCGACGCGGTGTTCACCGCAGGCCGCAACATGGTGAACGAGGTGCCCGAGTACCTGGGAATTCGGCCCAAATACGTGGACGGAACCCAAATGGGCGGCTGCTCGTTCATGGCCCACGTTGAGCACGCGATGGCAGGGATTGTCGCCGGGTTATTCGACGTCGCCTTGATCACGCACGGCGAGAGCGGCTACTCGCGCGTCGGCATGCCGGCGACACGCTGGGGAGAGGATTCGAACAACGCCCAGTTCGAACTCATTTACGGCCACGCAGGGCCGACGACCGGCTACGGCTTGGTGGCCACGCGGCACATGCACGTGTACGGAACAACCAAAGAGCAGATGGCAGAAGTCGCGGTGGCCACCCGCAAGTGGGCTTCCTTGAACCCGCGCGCACTGATGCGCGATCCGATCACCATCGACGATGTGCTGTCCTCTCGCCTCATCGCGTGGCCGTTCAATTTGCTCGACTGCTGCTTAGTCACCGATGGTGGCGGCGCGATTGTGGTAACTTCTGCGGAACGGGCCAAAGACTTGCCGAAAAAGCCGGTTTACGTCTTGGGTACAGGCGAGGCCGTGTCGCACCAAATGGTCAGCCAAATGCCCAACTTCGATCGCTGGGACGCAGCCATTGTTTCCGGAGCTCAAGCATTTCGTATGGCCGGGGTCAAACACGAGGACATAGACGTTTGCGAGCTGTACGATGCGTTTACGATCGTACCCATTTTGGCGCTCGAGGCCTTAGGCTTTTGCAAGCCGGGAGAAGGTGGGCCCTTCGTTGCTGGCCAGCGTACCGCCCCAGGCGGTGACTTTCCGATGAACACCAACGGCGGTGGCCTCTCTTATACCCATACGGGAATGTACGGCATGTTCGCCATCGTCGAGGCAGTTCGCCAACTTCGCGGAGAGTGTGGGCCGCGCCAGGTACCGAACGCCAAGGTGGCCCTCTGCCATGGCACCGGCGGAACGTGGAGCTCCGCAGCCACGCTGATCTTGTCCAGCGAGCTTCCCTGAGCGGCTCGCGGACAATGCCGCACGGAGCATTGCCGCACTTCTCGGAAGTAGTTAGCGTGCGGCGGCAAGGAACAGTTTGGTGCGTGACACAAAAGCGTACGCCTTTTCGTCGCACGGCCCCTGGACAATCGATCCAGCCGAGCTCTGCTGGCTCCGCTGCGTAGACCAGCGGCGCCAGCAGCTGCGGGCTCTCGTGCCCGTTCTCACCCAGCGGCGAGGAACTCCGCCGGTCCGCCGCTTCGCCAAAGCAGCATTGTCTCTGGGCGGTGCGCTGGTGCGCTGGTATGCCAAAGAACGACGAGGCGGGGGCAGCGTGTCGCGTGCGGGATTATCGCAGCGCTTGCGCGACGCCTTCGAAGAGCTCGGGCCCCCGTACATCAAACTCGGCCAGATTCTCTCCAGCGGGCACGGCATCTTCCCCGATGAGCTCGTCAGCGCGTTTCGCACGCTGCGCGACCGTGTCACCCCCGAACCGTTCTCCGCGGTGCGGCGCGTCCTCGAGGAGGACCTGGGTTCTTCCCTCGAGGATGTTTTTGCCAGCTTCGCTGCTGAGCCGATGGCTGCAGCCTCCATTGCTCAAGTCCATCAAGCGCGGTTGCGCACCGGTGAGCACGTGGTGGTCAAGATCCAGCGCCCGCAGGTAGCGCACCTCGTGCGCCAAGACCTCCAGGCCATGGCTTGGATCGCACCCTGGCTGGTGGGCCGTATCCCAGTGGCGGCGCTGGCAAACCCACCCGCCTTGGTGGAGCTTTTTGCGGAAACCATTCTCGAAGAGCTTGACTTCCGCCTAGAAGCCGCGAACATGCTCGACATTGCTGCGCTACTCGCGGCCACCGGCCAGCGTAACATCATTGTGCCGCGCCCCCATCCGATCTACGTGACCGAACGCGTGCTCGTGATGGAGCAAATCGATGGGATGCCATACGAACAAGCCGATGCTGTTCGCGCCGCCGGTATTGACACCGCAGCGCTGCTGCGGACGCTGGTCGTCTGCCTTCTCGAGGGTGCAATGCTCCACGGGGTGTTTCACGGGGATCTCCATGGCGGCAACATGGTGGTCACGCCCAGCGGGCAAATTGGTCTGTTCGACTACGGCATCACCGCCCGCATGGATCACAACCAGCGCTTGGCCTTCCTCCGGCTCATGGTGCACGGCATGCTCGGGAACGTACGAGCGCAAATTGCTGCCTCCAAAGATCTCGGCGCCCTTTCGCCGACCACAGATATCGACGAGGTCGTCCGCAAGCTCAAGCTCGATCAACCCGTCGTAGATCCAACAGCGCTCAGCGGTCACGAACTAGCGCGGGAAATCCAGTACCTCACGAAAACTCTCTTGGAGTTCGGCGCGAAACTTCCGAAGCCACTGATGCTGTTCGTGAAGAACTTGATCTTTCTCGACGACGCCGTGGCTCACCTGGCCCCCGAGGTGAACATCTTTACCGAGGTGTTACGCATCTATGCGTACTTCGCAGAAGCCTACAGCGAGCGAATAGCGGAAGAGATCGGCATCGATTTGAGCCAGTATCAGTTCGACCTCGAGACCTTCAAGGCCGGACTCGGCTTGCGCCCCGAAGTGGAACACATCACGCACCGCGATCTCGAACAGCGCCGACGCGTGATTCGCGCGAAGCTCACGGAGCACGATCAACGCAGTGCGTAAGCTCCCTCGCGGGCTCCACCGCCCGCGGTAGCAGTTGGCGAAACCTCTCGCTTGCGATATTTCCGACCCATGGACGTGAAAGCTGCGGTCATCGAGCTCTGCCGGAACGCACGACGTGCGGCGCGGCAGCTTGCCACGGTAAACACCAACCGGAAGAACGCCTGCCTGGATGCGCTTGCACGCCAACTGCGACAGCGGCAGAGCGCCGTACTGGAAGCCAATGCACGCGATGTGGAGGGAGCCCACAAGCAAGGTTTGTCAGCCGCCTTGATCGACCGCCTGCGCCTCGACCCGCAGCGCATCGAAGCTATGGCTCGTGGGGTTGAGGTTGTGTCCTCGTTGCCAGACCCGGTAGGGGAAACCATTGCCTGCTGGCGCCGTCCAAACGGGTTGGAGATTGCTCAAGTTCGCATCCCGATTGGCGTGGTGGGGATCATCTACGAGTCGCGACCGGGTGTGACGGTCGATGCCGGGGCACTGTGCCTCAAGTCGGGCAATGCAGTGATTTTGAAGGGCGGAAGCGAGGCGTGGCATACGAACCGCGAGCTCGCCGCCATCTTTGCTGACGCTTTGGACGAACACGGTCTACCGCGCGAAGCCGTGCAACTCTTACCGACAACCAACCGCGAGGCGGTACACGCGCTCCTGCAGCAGACCGAGTACGTCGATGTCATCGTCCCGCGCGGTGGGGAGAGCCTGATTCGCGCGATTACGGAAATGTCGCGCGTGCCGGTGATCCAGCACTACGCAGGCATCTGCCACACGTATGTGGACGAGTTCGCTGACCTCAGCATGGCAGAGGAAATTTGTTACAACGCGAAGGTGCAACGCCCTGGGGTGTGCAACGCGATGGAAACCCTGCTCGTGCATGAACGCGTGGCCTCAGAATTTTTGCCCGCAATGATTCGCCGCTTCGAAGCCGCCCGCGTCGAAATTCGCGGTTGCGAGCGCACACGCCAGATTGTGCCACATGTTCGCGCGGCCACTGAGGAAGATTGGCGCACCGAGTACCTCGACCTCATCCTGGCAGTGAAGGTCGTCTCCTCGCTCGACGAGGCCATTGCCTTCATCAACACTTACGGCACTGGGCACTCGGACGCCATCGTCACCAACCACTACGAGCACGCGCGCCGCTTCCAACGAGAGGTCGACTCCGCTGCGGTGTACGTGAATGCCTCGACACGCTTCACCGACGGCTACGAGTTCGGTTTTGGTGCGGAAGTAGGAATCTCGACCAACCGCCTGCACGCACGCGGCCCGATGGGCTTGAGGGAGTTGACCACCTACAAGTACGTGATTTCTGGACACGGGCAAATCCGCACGTGAGGCCACCAGGAAAGCACGTGAGCGCGAGGCTGACTTTGCGTGTCGGCGTGTTCGGCGGCAGCTTCAACCCGATCCACATCGGCCACCTGCGCGTGGCGGAAGAAGTTCGGGAAGCGCAGCAGCTCGACCGCGTCCTGTTCATTCCTGCAGCTCTGCCGCCGCACAAACACGGGCAACGCCTTGCCTCGCCGGAACAGCGACTCCAAATGGTACGGCTGGCGATTGCCGGAAACCGCTTCTTCCGCGTCTGCGACATCGAACTGAAGCGCGCCGGGCGGTCGTATTCCATCGACACGCTCCGCGCGTTACGACAACGCTCTCCCCACTGGGAGCTCTACTTCATTCTAGGCATCGATGCATTTGCGGAAATCGCCACGTGGAAAGAGTACGAGCAGTTATTCGAGCTCAGCCACTTCGTCGTCGTCTCGCGTCCCGGCACACCGGCCAAGCCTCTGCTCCGTGTCCTGCCGGTTGTCACGCGCCGAGCCTTCTGGTATGCGCGCGACGGTTTGACGCTGATCCACCGCTCGGGACACAAGGTGCTTTTTCAACACGTCACTGGCCTTGACGTGTCGGCGACCGCGATTCGCCGGGATTTACTACGGGGAAGATCTATCCGTTACCTCGTGCCTACTACGGTCGAGCGCTACATCCTGCGCGAGGGGATCTACCAAAGGAGGTCGACTGCATCGTGAAGAAGTTGTCAGCACGCGACAGCGCTCTCATTTGCGCAAGGGCTGCGTTAGACAAGAAGGCTTACGACTTAGTCTTGCTCGAAGTGAGATCGTTAACGTCGCTCGCTGACTATTTCTTGATCTGCAGCGGCCGGTCGGACACCCAGGTACAGGCAATCTCGCAGGCGATCGAAGAAGCCATGTATCGAGCAGGCCGCAAACCCCTATCAATCGAAGGCTACCGCCATGGCCACTGGGTGGTGCAAGACTTTGGTGATGTGGTCGTGCACATCTTCTTCGAACCGGTGCGCGACTTCTATGATCTCGAACGCCTATGGGCGAAGGCCCCTCGCGTACCGCTGCCGGAAACCGAGCATTCGGCGCTGCGCGTGTCACGGGCAGTCGCTAGTGGGAACGATGAGGGGAGCTGCTGGTGAGACGTGCTGTCGTCGTCAGCTTACTGCTCGTCGCTCTTCTCCTGTACTTGGTCTTCCTCAACAACGAGACCACCACTTTTCGCTTGGCGCCCGACATCGTCATGCAGTGGAATACGGGCGCGCTCGTGGGCGGGGCGTTTGCGGCGGGCGTTCTCCTGGCTTTTGTGGTGGGTAGCATCCAATCCGGTCTGCGCGCATGGAGTGCGTGGCGGAGCGGTCGTCGCGAGCGGCGAGCGTTGCGTGTTGACGAATGGGAAGAAAGCGGCGCGAAGTTCCTGTGGGGCGGCGAAATTGCTCGCGCCCGAGCCCTGCTGCATAAGGCGTGGCAGCGGCGCCCAGAAGACCCTCACGCCGCGCTGCTTTTGGCAAACTCCTTCCGCGCCACTGGGGAACTCCACCGCGCACGTGGAGTCCTGCACGATGCCGCTGCTCAGTATCACACCCACCCGGAAGTCCTCATGACGTTGGCCGAAGTTCATCGTGAGCTTGGTGAGCTGGGGCCACGAATCGAGGTCCTCGAGCGCTTGCGGGCTCTGTATCCGCGTTCTCCACAAGCCCTGCGAGCGCTGCGCGACGCGTACATCGACGCCGAGCGCTGGGGTCCGGCTGCGCAGGTGCAAGAGACGCTGATTCCTGTACTTCCCGACC
Encoded proteins:
- the nadD gene encoding nicotinate-nucleotide adenylyltransferase encodes the protein MSARLTLRVGVFGGSFNPIHIGHLRVAEEVREAQQLDRVLFIPAALPPHKHGQRLASPEQRLQMVRLAIAGNRFFRVCDIELKRAGRSYSIDTLRALRQRSPHWELYFILGIDAFAEIATWKEYEQLFELSHFVVVSRPGTPAKPLLRVLPVVTRRAFWYARDGLTLIHRSGHKVLFQHVTGLDVSATAIRRDLLRGRSIRYLVPTTVERYILREGIYQRRSTAS
- the rsfS gene encoding ribosome silencing factor, which gives rise to MSARDSALICARAALDKKAYDLVLLEVRSLTSLADYFLICSGRSDTQVQAISQAIEEAMYRAGRKPLSIEGYRHGHWVVQDFGDVVVHIFFEPVRDFYDLERLWAKAPRVPLPETEHSALRVSRAVASGNDEGSCW
- a CDS encoding tetratricopeptide repeat protein codes for the protein MRRAVVVSLLLVALLLYLVFLNNETTTFRLAPDIVMQWNTGALVGGAFAAGVLLAFVVGSIQSGLRAWSAWRSGRRERRALRVDEWEESGAKFLWGGEIARARALLHKAWQRRPEDPHAALLLANSFRATGELHRARGVLHDAAAQYHTHPEVLMTLAEVHRELGELGPRIEVLERLRALYPRSPQALRALRDAYIDAERWGPAAQVQETLIPVLPDPEVVAREQELLLSLRYQTAIHLSDPQERVLALENLASSRRAPVPVYVALGDELAAAHRLADASAAWERGLKQHARSVFVHRLLRIASEPKHRDRLRTLLRKLRDGVDADAVRIWLAETFVADQDAENAARELEAIEVPATVVPDIDRLWGEVHRLRGQFDQSIHAYARACREQPLYHCQKCEHVSADWIGVCPKCHGWDTLRARIEIARA